In Lutra lutra chromosome 5, mLutLut1.2, whole genome shotgun sequence, a single genomic region encodes these proteins:
- the RAB24 gene encoding ras-related protein Rab-24 isoform X2 produces MSGQRVDVKVVMLGKEYVGKTSLVERYVHDRFLVGPYQNTIGAAFVAKVMSVGDRTVTLGIWDTAGSERYEAMSRIYYRGAKAAIVCYDLTDSSSFERAKFWVKELRNLEEGCQIYLCGTKSDLLEEDRRRRRVDFHDVQDYAENIKAQLFETSSKTGQSVDELFQKVAEDYVSVAAFQVMTGEGARTRHPSCHSVLMM; encoded by the exons ATGAGCGGGCAGCGCGTGGACGTCAAGGTGGTGATGCTGGGCAAGGAGTACGTGGGCAAGACAAGCCTGGTGGAAAGATACGTGCACGACCGCTTCCTGGTGGGGCCCTATCAGAAC ACCATCGGGGCCGCCTTCGTGGCCAAGGTGATGTCCGTTGGAGACCGGACGGTGACTCTAGGTATTTGG GACACAGCAGGCTCTGAGCGTTACGAGGCCATGAGTCGAATCTACTATCGGGGCGCCAAGGCTGCCATCGTCTGCTATG ACCTGACGGACAGCAGCAGTTTTGAGCGGGCAAAGTTCTGGGTGAAGGAACTGCGCAACCTAGAGGAG GGCTGTCAGATCTACCTGTGTGGCACCAAGAGCGACCTACTGGAGGAGGACAGGCGTCGTCGTCGTGTAGACTTCCATGACGTCCAGGACTATGCAGAGA ATATCAAAGCTCAGCTCTTTGAAACATCCAGCAAGACAGGCCAGAGTGTGG ACGAGCTCTTCCAGAAAGTGGCAGAGGATTACGTCAGTGTGGCTGCCTTCCAGGTGATGACAG GGGAAGGTGCCAGGACCAGACATCCTTCCTGCCATTCTGTTCTCATGATGTGA
- the RAB24 gene encoding ras-related protein Rab-24 isoform X1: MSGQRVDVKVVMLGKEYVGKTSLVERYVHDRFLVGPYQNTIGAAFVAKVMSVGDRTVTLGIWDTAGSERYEAMSRIYYRGAKAAIVCYDLTDSSSFERAKFWVKELRNLEEGCQIYLCGTKSDLLEEDRRRRRVDFHDVQDYAENIKAQLFETSSKTGQSVDELFQKVAEDYVSVAAFQVMTEDKGVDLGQKANPYFYSCCHH, from the exons ATGAGCGGGCAGCGCGTGGACGTCAAGGTGGTGATGCTGGGCAAGGAGTACGTGGGCAAGACAAGCCTGGTGGAAAGATACGTGCACGACCGCTTCCTGGTGGGGCCCTATCAGAAC ACCATCGGGGCCGCCTTCGTGGCCAAGGTGATGTCCGTTGGAGACCGGACGGTGACTCTAGGTATTTGG GACACAGCAGGCTCTGAGCGTTACGAGGCCATGAGTCGAATCTACTATCGGGGCGCCAAGGCTGCCATCGTCTGCTATG ACCTGACGGACAGCAGCAGTTTTGAGCGGGCAAAGTTCTGGGTGAAGGAACTGCGCAACCTAGAGGAG GGCTGTCAGATCTACCTGTGTGGCACCAAGAGCGACCTACTGGAGGAGGACAGGCGTCGTCGTCGTGTAGACTTCCATGACGTCCAGGACTATGCAGAGA ATATCAAAGCTCAGCTCTTTGAAACATCCAGCAAGACAGGCCAGAGTGTGG ACGAGCTCTTCCAGAAAGTGGCAGAGGATTACGTCAGTGTGGCTGCCTTCCAGGTGATGACAG AGGACAAGGGCGTGGACCTGGGCCAGAAGGCAAACCCCTACTTCTACAGCTGTTGTCATCACTGA
- the RAB24 gene encoding ras-related protein Rab-24 isoform X3, whose product MSGQRVDVKVVMLGKEYVGKTSLVERYVHDRFLVGPYQNTIGAAFVAKVMSVGDRTVTLGIWDTAGSERYEAMSRIYYRGAKAAIVCYDLTDSSSFERAKFWVKELRNLEEGCQIYLCGTKSDLLEEDRRRRRVDFHDVQDYAENIKAQLFETSSKTGQSVDELFQKVAEDYVSVAAFQVMTEWC is encoded by the exons ATGAGCGGGCAGCGCGTGGACGTCAAGGTGGTGATGCTGGGCAAGGAGTACGTGGGCAAGACAAGCCTGGTGGAAAGATACGTGCACGACCGCTTCCTGGTGGGGCCCTATCAGAAC ACCATCGGGGCCGCCTTCGTGGCCAAGGTGATGTCCGTTGGAGACCGGACGGTGACTCTAGGTATTTGG GACACAGCAGGCTCTGAGCGTTACGAGGCCATGAGTCGAATCTACTATCGGGGCGCCAAGGCTGCCATCGTCTGCTATG ACCTGACGGACAGCAGCAGTTTTGAGCGGGCAAAGTTCTGGGTGAAGGAACTGCGCAACCTAGAGGAG GGCTGTCAGATCTACCTGTGTGGCACCAAGAGCGACCTACTGGAGGAGGACAGGCGTCGTCGTCGTGTAGACTTCCATGACGTCCAGGACTATGCAGAGA ATATCAAAGCTCAGCTCTTTGAAACATCCAGCAAGACAGGCCAGAGTGTGG ACGAGCTCTTCCAGAAAGTGGCAGAGGATTACGTCAGTGTGGCTGCCTTCCAGGTGATGACAG AATGGTGCTGA
- the PRELID1 gene encoding PRELI domain-containing protein 1, mitochondrial has protein sequence MVKYFLGQSVLRSSWDQVFAAFWQRYPNPYSKHVLTEDIVHREVTPDQKLLSRRLLTKTNRMPRWAERLFPANVAHSVYILEDSVVDPQNQTMTTFTWNINHARLMVVEERCVYCVNSDNSGWTEIRREAWVSSSLFGVSRAVQEFGLARFKSNVTKTMKGFEYILAKLQGEAPSKTLVETAKEAKEKAKETALAATEKAKDLASKAATKQQQQQQHFV, from the exons ATGGTGAAGTATTTCCTGGGCCAGAGCGTGCTCCGGAGTTCCTGGGACCAAGTGTTCGCTGCCTTCTGGCAGCGGTACCCGAATCCCTATAG CAAACATGTCTTGACGGAAGACATAGTGCACCGGGAGGTGACCCCTGACCAGAAACTCCTGTCCCGGCGTCTCCTGACCAAGACCAACAGGATGCCCCGCTGGGCCGAGCGACTGTTTCCTGCCAATGTCGCTCACTCGGTGTACATCCTGGAGGATTCTGTTGTGGACCCGCAGAACCAGACCATGACCACCTTCACCTGGAACATCAACCACGCCCGGCTGATG GTGGTGGAGGAACGATGTGTTTACTGTGTGAACTCTGATAACAGCGGCTGGACCGAAATCCGCCGGGAAGCCTGGGTCTCCTCTAGCTTATTTGGTGTCTCCAGAGCTGTCCAG GAGTTTGGTCTTGCCCGGTTCAAAAGCAATGTGACCAAGACTATGAAGGGCTTTGAGTACATCTTGGCCAAGCTGCAGG GTGAGgccccttccaaaaccctcgtTGAGACAGCCAAGGAAGCCAAGGAGAAGGCAAAGGAGACGGCACTGGCAGCTACAGAGAAGGCCAAGGACCTTGCCAGCAAGGCAGCCaccaagcagcagcagcagcagcagcacttcGTGTAG
- the MXD3 gene encoding max dimerization protein 3 isoform X2, with amino-acid sequence MESVASNIQVLLQAAEFLERRERESEHGYASLCPHRSPGPVYRRRKRSPQASGALDSGRSVHNELEKRRRAQLKRCLEQLKQQMPLGADCARYTTLSLLRWARTHIQKLEEQEQQARQLKEKLRNEQQSLRQQLEQLRAPAGLGERERPRADSLDSSGLSSERSDSDQDQIPAGTGPQDLLHQWRTPQAEE; translated from the exons ATGGAATCCGTGGCCAGCAATATCCAGGTCCTGCTGCAGGCGGCGGAGTTCCTAGAGCGCcgtgagagag AATCCGAGCATGGCTATGCGTCCCTGTGCCCGCACCGCAGTCCAGGCCCGGTCTACAGGAGGAGGAAGCGATCCCCCCAAGCTTCTGGCGCGCTGGACAGTGGGCG GTCTGTGCACAACGAGCTGGAGAAACGCAG GAGGGCCCAGCTGAAGCGGTGCCTGGAGCAGCTAAAACAGCAGATGCCCCTGGGGGCTGACTGTGCCCGCTACACCACCCTGAGCCTTCTGCGCTGGGCCAGGACGCACATCCAG AAGCTGGAGGAGCAAGAGCAGCAGGCGAGGCAGCTCAAGGAAAAGCTGCGCAATGAGCAGCAGAGCCTGCGGCAGCAGCTGGAGCAGCTCCGGGCACcagcagggctgggagagagggagcggCCGCGGGCAGACAGCCTGGACTCCTCGGGCCTCTCCTCTGAACGCTCAGACTCAGACCAAG ACCAGATTCCAGCGGGGACTGGACCTCAAGATCTATTACACCAGTGGAGAACGCCACAGGCAGAGGAGTAG
- the MXD3 gene encoding max dimerization protein 3 isoform X1, translating to MESVASNIQVLLQAAEFLERRERESEHGYASLCPHRSPGPVYRRRKRSPQASGALDSGRSVHNELEKRRRAQLKRCLEQLKQQMPLGADCARYTTLSLLRWARTHIQKLEEQEQQARQLKEKLRNEQQSLRQQLEQLRAPAGLGERERPRADSLDSSGLSSERSDSDQEEVEVDVESLVFGGEAELLRSFSAGQEHSYSHGSGTWL from the exons ATGGAATCCGTGGCCAGCAATATCCAGGTCCTGCTGCAGGCGGCGGAGTTCCTAGAGCGCcgtgagagag AATCCGAGCATGGCTATGCGTCCCTGTGCCCGCACCGCAGTCCAGGCCCGGTCTACAGGAGGAGGAAGCGATCCCCCCAAGCTTCTGGCGCGCTGGACAGTGGGCG GTCTGTGCACAACGAGCTGGAGAAACGCAG GAGGGCCCAGCTGAAGCGGTGCCTGGAGCAGCTAAAACAGCAGATGCCCCTGGGGGCTGACTGTGCCCGCTACACCACCCTGAGCCTTCTGCGCTGGGCCAGGACGCACATCCAG AAGCTGGAGGAGCAAGAGCAGCAGGCGAGGCAGCTCAAGGAAAAGCTGCGCAATGAGCAGCAGAGCCTGCGGCAGCAGCTGGAGCAGCTCCGGGCACcagcagggctgggagagagggagcggCCGCGGGCAGACAGCCTGGACTCCTCGGGCCTCTCCTCTGAACGCTCAGACTCAGACCAAG aggaggtggaggtggaCGTGGAGAGCCTGGTGTTCGGGGGCGAGGCTGAGCTGCTACGGAGCTTCAGCGCGGGCCAGGAGCACAGCTACTCACATGGCAGTGGCACCTGGCTATGA